In a single window of the Ignavibacteria bacterium genome:
- the truA gene encoding tRNA pseudouridine(38-40) synthase TruA, whose protein sequence is MPHTAKLIDKNTVNLKLLIEYDGKNYSGWQRQKNEPSIQQKIEDSLAVIFKGEKITITGAGRTDAGVHAYAQCANFRIDGSRLQKKGTERLKNSLNALLPGDIVIKSVKKVSAGFSARYSAKKREYIYRITESSRAIDREKVYNIKGSLDLKIARKFCKIITGNHSFKALCKNKTDDHGFRSIIYTAAVTKKKDGVIEFRISANRFLHSMVRAITGAMIKTATGRMPLEEFTEKFKKGDEIKIQYVPSNALFLSKVTY, encoded by the coding sequence TTGCCTCATACAGCAAAACTAATTGATAAAAACACCGTAAACCTTAAGCTGCTTATTGAATATGACGGTAAAAATTATTCAGGCTGGCAAAGACAGAAAAATGAGCCAAGCATTCAGCAGAAAATTGAAGACTCTCTTGCCGTAATCTTTAAAGGTGAGAAGATAACAATTACCGGCGCAGGCAGAACAGATGCAGGAGTTCACGCATATGCGCAGTGCGCAAATTTCAGGATCGATGGATCCAGGCTGCAGAAAAAGGGTACTGAGCGCCTTAAGAATTCACTTAACGCATTGCTTCCCGGTGATATTGTAATAAAGAGTGTAAAAAAAGTAAGTGCCGGTTTCAGCGCGCGGTATTCAGCTAAAAAAAGAGAGTATATATACCGTATCACGGAAAGCAGCAGGGCAATTGACCGTGAAAAAGTTTACAATATCAAAGGCAGCTTGGATTTAAAAATTGCCAGGAAGTTCTGTAAAATTATTACAGGCAACCACTCATTTAAAGCTTTATGCAAGAATAAAACCGATGATCACGGGTTCAGAAGCATAATTTACACCGCTGCAGTAACAAAGAAAAAAGACGGTGTTATAGAGTTCAGAATTTCAGCCAACAGGTTCCTGCATTCAATGGTAAGGGCAATTACCGGGGCTATGATAAAAACAGCAACAGGCAGGATGCCGCTGGAAGAATTCACAGAAAAATTCAAAAAGGGAGATGAAATAAAGATACAGTACGTACCTTCTAACGCTTTATTTTTATCAAAAGTAACTTATTAA
- the pyk gene encoding pyruvate kinase, producing the protein MSEQLNFKADPNKQTANKNTKILATLGPAADTKEKIIELINAGIDGVRLNFSHGGHDYYDQVFKNVNDACVATSEPIAILIDLQGPKIRVGELLLPEYELKENDHLEITMHDIVGTKEKFSCSYKGLAHDAKIGDHIYIDDGLIKLLIIAIDHDSIFCVVLEGGTLKPRKGMNLPGMELSLPSLSEKDFEDLDFALSHRVDFIALSFVRKASDIIELRKYLVEKGFDKNIIAKIEKPEAVKNFDEILEAADGIMIARGDLGVELPPQEVPVIQKSIIRKCNRLGKMVITATQMLESMIHNAVPTRAETSDVANAVWDGTDVVMLSGETSVGEYAIEAVEMMQRILVKTEANMHLVQFERKERPLTVEETVFDSVGKALAEMAVQLNAEAVVSFTRRGRMAKAMSKFRPNTRIVAMSDSFEVMNVLRLIWGIIPVYFEDVPDEQTAIKAAKKILRDKKIVNEGSTIIFTSGAPIDEKGKDIWIRFAKA; encoded by the coding sequence TTGTCAGAACAGTTAAATTTTAAGGCAGATCCAAACAAACAAACAGCGAACAAAAACACTAAGATCCTTGCGACACTTGGTCCGGCTGCGGATACCAAAGAAAAGATAATCGAGCTTATTAACGCAGGTATAGACGGCGTCAGGCTTAACTTTTCACACGGCGGCCATGATTATTATGACCAGGTTTTTAAAAATGTTAATGATGCATGCGTAGCTACAAGTGAGCCTATCGCGATACTTATCGACCTCCAGGGTCCGAAAATACGTGTAGGCGAGCTGCTGCTGCCTGAATATGAGCTAAAAGAAAACGATCACCTTGAAATTACGATGCATGATATAGTGGGCACCAAGGAAAAATTTTCATGCTCTTATAAAGGTCTCGCTCACGACGCCAAAATCGGCGACCATATTTACATAGATGACGGATTGATAAAGCTGCTTATCATAGCAATTGACCATGATTCAATTTTCTGCGTTGTGCTCGAAGGCGGTACTCTGAAACCAAGGAAAGGGATGAACCTTCCCGGGATGGAGCTCAGTCTGCCATCGCTTTCAGAAAAAGATTTCGAAGATCTTGATTTCGCGCTTTCTCACAGGGTTGATTTCATCGCGCTTTCTTTTGTTCGGAAAGCCAGTGATATTATCGAACTCCGGAAATACCTGGTTGAAAAGGGCTTTGATAAGAATATTATAGCAAAGATAGAAAAACCTGAAGCGGTTAAGAACTTCGATGAGATACTCGAAGCCGCTGACGGAATTATGATAGCAAGGGGTGATCTCGGTGTGGAGCTTCCTCCGCAGGAAGTACCCGTTATTCAGAAAAGTATCATCCGTAAATGCAACCGCCTCGGTAAAATGGTTATTACAGCAACACAGATGCTGGAATCAATGATACATAACGCTGTACCCACACGCGCTGAAACCAGCGATGTAGCTAACGCTGTATGGGACGGCACAGATGTTGTGATGTTAAGCGGTGAGACATCAGTGGGTGAGTATGCAATAGAAGCCGTTGAAATGATGCAGCGTATCCTTGTTAAAACCGAAGCCAATATGCACCTTGTCCAGTTTGAAAGAAAAGAACGACCGCTGACAGTCGAAGAAACAGTGTTTGATTCTGTTGGCAAAGCGCTGGCAGAAATGGCAGTGCAGCTAAACGCCGAAGCGGTGGTATCATTTACCCGCAGGGGCAGAATGGCGAAGGCTATGAGCAAGTTCAGGCCTAATACACGTATTGTTGCAATGAGCGACAGCTTTGAAGTTATGAATGTACTCAGGCTCATCTGGGGCATTATCCCGGTTTATTTTGAGGATGTACCTGATGAGCAGACAGCTATTAAAGCTGCTAAAAAAATACTTCGTGATAAGAAAATTGTTAATGAAGGCTCTACAATAATCTTCACTTCCGGCGCGCCAATTGATGAAAAAGGCAAGGATATCTGGATACGCTTTGCTAAAGCTTAA
- the tnpA gene encoding IS200/IS605 family transposase, translating to MANSYSQIYIQIVFAVKGRQNLVKREHKEELHKYITGIVKGKKQKMLAINCMSDHTHMFIGFTPDMKISDLVRDVKSISSGFINEKKFVKGKFNWQHGFGAFSYSHSHIDRVVKYVLNQEEHHKKKTFREEYIGLLEKFNVEYDPKYIFEFYDD from the coding sequence ATGGCTAATTCATATTCACAAATCTACATTCAAATAGTTTTTGCAGTCAAAGGCAGACAAAATCTGGTCAAAAGAGAACACAAAGAGGAATTACACAAATACATCACCGGGATAGTAAAAGGCAAAAAACAAAAAATGCTGGCAATAAATTGTATGTCTGACCATACCCACATGTTTATTGGTTTTACACCTGATATGAAGATTTCGGACCTTGTTAGGGATGTAAAATCTATTTCATCCGGTTTTATAAATGAAAAGAAATTTGTAAAAGGAAAATTCAATTGGCAGCATGGATTTGGCGCTTTTTCTTATTCACATTCGCACATTGATAGGGTTGTGAAATATGTTCTAAATCAGGAGGAACATCACAAAAAGAAGACTTTTCGAGAAGAATATATTGGCTTGCTGGAAAAATTTAATGTGGAATATGATCCAAAATACATTTTCGAATTTTATGATGATTAA
- the dsbD gene encoding protein-disulfide reductase DsbD, with amino-acid sequence MAKTVGSVLFVLLFTTLSYAQQYVTVTASPQKKDFYPSENIRVNVKADIQGGYHINANQVSDPDLIPTTIEVDAGSLKVGKISWPGSHKFKFSFSETELDVYEGSITIGVNLKAPKDIKPGKYDISGKLNYQACNDRACFAPKDAPFTVTVVIKEDTAKVDTSKTETPKDTTKKTDTLDNSVKQDTTSKTQLTENKRDTTQLVTSTENKNQIAAYIEENGMFVALLIIFVLGIGLNLTPCVYPLIPITISYFGAQVSNSKGGKLLMALFYVLGMSVTYSVLGLVAALTGGVFGSLLQSPLVIGFLVLIFLALALSMFGVYEIKIPQSLANFSGKNRQGYFGTFLMGLTVGFIAAPCIGPLVLSLLVYVGQIGSPFLGFIMFFVLSLGLGLPYVFLAMFSSSITKLPRSGEWMEGVKIIFGLMMIGLALYTAQPLMSVELYEIIFPIFLILSGIYLIMIDRKAVAAATYTRIKYAIAIAVIIWGAMNLHFGEEQVVGTGKYEWQMLQTQSLIDGSIAKSKDKPTIIDFYADWCAQCKELDKYTYVDPKIIELSKKFNNIKVDLTKGDKEIEGKFKIQGLPVVAFIDKNGKEMEDLRVTGFLKADEFIKIMEKALAR; translated from the coding sequence TTGGCAAAAACAGTAGGTTCTGTTTTATTCGTACTATTATTCACAACCCTAAGCTACGCTCAGCAATACGTAACGGTTACTGCATCCCCTCAGAAAAAGGATTTTTATCCCAGCGAAAACATTCGTGTTAATGTAAAAGCTGATATTCAGGGCGGCTATCACATCAATGCAAACCAGGTCAGCGATCCTGATCTAATCCCTACAACTATTGAAGTAGATGCGGGCAGCCTGAAGGTCGGGAAGATCTCATGGCCGGGTTCGCATAAATTCAAATTCAGCTTTTCTGAAACTGAGCTTGATGTTTATGAAGGCTCAATTACTATTGGTGTGAATTTAAAAGCGCCTAAGGATATCAAGCCGGGCAAATATGATATTTCAGGCAAGCTGAATTACCAGGCTTGTAATGACAGAGCTTGTTTCGCGCCTAAAGATGCGCCGTTCACAGTTACAGTGGTAATAAAAGAAGATACTGCAAAAGTTGATACTTCAAAAACTGAAACACCGAAGGATACAACTAAAAAAACCGATACGCTGGATAATTCTGTTAAACAGGATACAACTTCCAAAACTCAGCTTACCGAAAATAAAAGAGATACAACCCAGTTAGTTACATCCACTGAAAATAAAAACCAGATAGCAGCATATATTGAAGAGAACGGAATGTTCGTTGCTCTGCTGATAATTTTTGTGCTCGGCATTGGACTTAATTTAACACCATGCGTTTACCCGCTGATTCCAATAACAATAAGCTATTTCGGCGCGCAGGTATCAAACAGCAAGGGCGGAAAGCTTTTAATGGCTCTTTTCTATGTGCTCGGCATGTCGGTCACATATTCAGTGCTTGGACTCGTTGCTGCGCTCACAGGCGGAGTATTCGGAAGTTTACTGCAATCACCGCTTGTAATAGGTTTTCTGGTGCTCATTTTCCTTGCACTTGCTTTGAGTATGTTCGGGGTTTATGAAATTAAAATTCCGCAGTCACTTGCTAACTTCAGCGGTAAGAACCGCCAGGGATATTTCGGCACTTTTTTGATGGGTCTTACAGTTGGTTTTATAGCTGCTCCCTGTATCGGACCGTTAGTTCTAAGCCTGCTGGTTTATGTTGGTCAGATTGGAAGTCCCTTTTTAGGATTTATAATGTTCTTTGTGCTTTCACTTGGCCTTGGTTTGCCATACGTTTTCCTTGCAATGTTCTCAAGCTCCATCACAAAGCTGCCGCGCTCAGGTGAATGGATGGAAGGCGTAAAGATAATTTTCGGGCTCATGATGATCGGACTCGCACTTTATACAGCGCAGCCGCTGATGTCTGTTGAGCTTTACGAAATTATATTCCCAATATTCCTGATACTGAGCGGTATTTATCTTATAATGATAGACAGGAAAGCAGTTGCTGCAGCAACATATACCAGGATAAAATACGCTATTGCGATAGCTGTAATAATATGGGGCGCTATGAACCTGCATTTTGGCGAAGAGCAGGTTGTTGGCACAGGTAAGTATGAATGGCAGATGCTGCAAACCCAGTCATTAATAGATGGTTCAATTGCAAAGTCAAAAGATAAGCCTACTATTATTGATTTTTACGCTGACTGGTGCGCTCAATGTAAAGAGCTTGATAAATATACTTATGTTGATCCTAAAATTATTGAGCTTTCCAAAAAATTCAATAACATAAAAGTTGATCTGACAAAAGGCGATAAAGAAATTGAAGGCAAGTTCAAAATACAGGGTCTGCCTGTTGTTGCCTTTATTGATAAGAACGGAAAAGAAATGGAAGACCTGAGGGTCACAGGCTTTTTAAAGGCTGATGAGTTCATAAAGATTATGGAAAAAGCGCTTGCAAGGTAA